One Vicugna pacos chromosome X, VicPac4, whole genome shotgun sequence DNA window includes the following coding sequences:
- the TMEM185A gene encoding transmembrane protein 185A isoform X3 translates to MVIVGASVGTGVWARNPQYRAEGETCVEFKAMLIAVGIHLLLLMFEVLVCDRIERGSHFWLLVFMPLFFVSPVSVAACVWGFRHDRSLELEILCSVNILQFIFIALRLDKIIHWPWLVVCVPLWILMSFLCLVVLYYIVWSVLFLRSMDVIAEQRRTHITMALSWMTIVVPLLTFEILLVHKLDGHNAFSCIPIFVPLWLSLITLMATTFGQKGGNHWWFGIRKDFCQFLLEIFPFLREYGNISYDLHHEDNEETEETPVPEPPKIAPMFRKKTRVVITQSPGKYVLPPPKLNIEMPD, encoded by the exons ATGGTCATTGTTGGAGCCTCGGTTGGAACTGGAGTCTGGGCACGAAATCCCCAATATCG AGCAGAAGGAGAAACGTGTGTGGAGTTTAAAGCCATGTTGATCGCCGTGGGCATCCACTTGCTGCTGTTGATGTTTGAGGTGCTGGTCTGCGACAGGATCGAGAGAGGGAGCCATTTCTGGCTTCTGGTCTTCATGCCGCTGTTCTTCGTTTCCCCGGTGTCTGTTGCAGCTTGTGTTTGGGGCTTTCGACATGACAGGTCGCTGGAG ttAGAAATCCTGTGTTCTGTCAACATTCTCCAGTTTATATTCATTGCCTTAAGACTGGACAAGATCATCCACTGGCCCTGGCTT gTTGTGTGTGTCCCCCTGTGGATTCTCATGTCCTTTCTGTGCCTGGTGGTCCTCTATTACATCGTGTGGTCTGTCCTGTTTCTGCGCTCCATGGACGTGATCGCAGAGCAGCGAAGGACACACATAACGATGGCGCTGAGCTGGATGACTATCGTCGTGCCGCTTCTTACTTTTGAG atCCTGCTGGTCCACAAACTGGATGGCCACAATGCATTCTCCTGTATCCCGATATTTGTCCCCCTTTGGCTTTCCTTGATCACTCTGATGGCGACCACATTTGGACAGAAAGGCGGAAACCACT ggtGGTTTGGTATTCGTAAGGATTTCTGTCAGTTTCTGCTTGAAATCTTCCCATTTTTGAGAGAATACGGAAACATTTCCTATGACCTCCATCATGAAGATAACGAGGAAACTGAAGAGACGCCAGTTCCAGAACCTCCTAAGATTGCACCTATGTTTCGAAAGAAGACCAGAGTGGTTATCACCCAGAGCCCTGGGAAGTATGTCCTCCCACCTCCCAAATTAAATATTGAGATGCCAGATTAG
- the TMEM185A gene encoding transmembrane protein 185A isoform X1 translates to MRNTMTLRQNVAAFILQISKFLIYACLLLFSVLLALRLDGIIQWSYWAVFAPIWLWKLMVIVGASVGTGVWARNPQYRAEGETCVEFKAMLIAVGIHLLLLMFEVLVCDRIERGSHFWLLVFMPLFFVSPVSVAACVWGFRHDRSLELEILCSVNILQFIFIALRLDKIIHWPWLVVCVPLWILMSFLCLVVLYYIVWSVLFLRSMDVIAEQRRTHITMALSWMTIVVPLLTFEILLVHKLDGHNAFSCIPIFVPLWLSLITLMATTFGQKGGNHWWFGIRKDFCQFLLEIFPFLREYGNISYDLHHEDNEETEETPVPEPPKIAPMFRKKTRVVITQSPGKYVLPPPKLNIEMPD, encoded by the exons taAATTCCTCATCTATGCCTGTCTGCTGCTGTTCTCTGTGCTGCTGGCCCTTCGTCTAGATGGCATCATTCAGTGGAGTTACTGGGCTGTCTTTGCTCCAATATGGCTGTGGAAGTTAATGGTCATTGTTGGAGCCTCGGTTGGAACTGGAGTCTGGGCACGAAATCCCCAATATCG AGCAGAAGGAGAAACGTGTGTGGAGTTTAAAGCCATGTTGATCGCCGTGGGCATCCACTTGCTGCTGTTGATGTTTGAGGTGCTGGTCTGCGACAGGATCGAGAGAGGGAGCCATTTCTGGCTTCTGGTCTTCATGCCGCTGTTCTTCGTTTCCCCGGTGTCTGTTGCAGCTTGTGTTTGGGGCTTTCGACATGACAGGTCGCTGGAG ttAGAAATCCTGTGTTCTGTCAACATTCTCCAGTTTATATTCATTGCCTTAAGACTGGACAAGATCATCCACTGGCCCTGGCTT gTTGTGTGTGTCCCCCTGTGGATTCTCATGTCCTTTCTGTGCCTGGTGGTCCTCTATTACATCGTGTGGTCTGTCCTGTTTCTGCGCTCCATGGACGTGATCGCAGAGCAGCGAAGGACACACATAACGATGGCGCTGAGCTGGATGACTATCGTCGTGCCGCTTCTTACTTTTGAG atCCTGCTGGTCCACAAACTGGATGGCCACAATGCATTCTCCTGTATCCCGATATTTGTCCCCCTTTGGCTTTCCTTGATCACTCTGATGGCGACCACATTTGGACAGAAAGGCGGAAACCACT ggtGGTTTGGTATTCGTAAGGATTTCTGTCAGTTTCTGCTTGAAATCTTCCCATTTTTGAGAGAATACGGAAACATTTCCTATGACCTCCATCATGAAGATAACGAGGAAACTGAAGAGACGCCAGTTCCAGAACCTCCTAAGATTGCACCTATGTTTCGAAAGAAGACCAGAGTGGTTATCACCCAGAGCCCTGGGAAGTATGTCCTCCCACCTCCCAAATTAAATATTGAGATGCCAGATTAG
- the TMEM185A gene encoding transmembrane protein 185A isoform X2: MNLRGLFQDFNPSKFLIYACLLLFSVLLALRLDGIIQWSYWAVFAPIWLWKLMVIVGASVGTGVWARNPQYRAEGETCVEFKAMLIAVGIHLLLLMFEVLVCDRIERGSHFWLLVFMPLFFVSPVSVAACVWGFRHDRSLELEILCSVNILQFIFIALRLDKIIHWPWLVVCVPLWILMSFLCLVVLYYIVWSVLFLRSMDVIAEQRRTHITMALSWMTIVVPLLTFEILLVHKLDGHNAFSCIPIFVPLWLSLITLMATTFGQKGGNHWWFGIRKDFCQFLLEIFPFLREYGNISYDLHHEDNEETEETPVPEPPKIAPMFRKKTRVVITQSPGKYVLPPPKLNIEMPD; the protein is encoded by the exons taAATTCCTCATCTATGCCTGTCTGCTGCTGTTCTCTGTGCTGCTGGCCCTTCGTCTAGATGGCATCATTCAGTGGAGTTACTGGGCTGTCTTTGCTCCAATATGGCTGTGGAAGTTAATGGTCATTGTTGGAGCCTCGGTTGGAACTGGAGTCTGGGCACGAAATCCCCAATATCG AGCAGAAGGAGAAACGTGTGTGGAGTTTAAAGCCATGTTGATCGCCGTGGGCATCCACTTGCTGCTGTTGATGTTTGAGGTGCTGGTCTGCGACAGGATCGAGAGAGGGAGCCATTTCTGGCTTCTGGTCTTCATGCCGCTGTTCTTCGTTTCCCCGGTGTCTGTTGCAGCTTGTGTTTGGGGCTTTCGACATGACAGGTCGCTGGAG ttAGAAATCCTGTGTTCTGTCAACATTCTCCAGTTTATATTCATTGCCTTAAGACTGGACAAGATCATCCACTGGCCCTGGCTT gTTGTGTGTGTCCCCCTGTGGATTCTCATGTCCTTTCTGTGCCTGGTGGTCCTCTATTACATCGTGTGGTCTGTCCTGTTTCTGCGCTCCATGGACGTGATCGCAGAGCAGCGAAGGACACACATAACGATGGCGCTGAGCTGGATGACTATCGTCGTGCCGCTTCTTACTTTTGAG atCCTGCTGGTCCACAAACTGGATGGCCACAATGCATTCTCCTGTATCCCGATATTTGTCCCCCTTTGGCTTTCCTTGATCACTCTGATGGCGACCACATTTGGACAGAAAGGCGGAAACCACT ggtGGTTTGGTATTCGTAAGGATTTCTGTCAGTTTCTGCTTGAAATCTTCCCATTTTTGAGAGAATACGGAAACATTTCCTATGACCTCCATCATGAAGATAACGAGGAAACTGAAGAGACGCCAGTTCCAGAACCTCCTAAGATTGCACCTATGTTTCGAAAGAAGACCAGAGTGGTTATCACCCAGAGCCCTGGGAAGTATGTCCTCCCACCTCCCAAATTAAATATTGAGATGCCAGATTAG